One region of Cinclus cinclus chromosome 1, bCinCin1.1, whole genome shotgun sequence genomic DNA includes:
- the DNAJB6 gene encoding dnaJ homolog subfamily B member 6 isoform X1: MVDYYEVLGVQKHASAEDIKKAYRKLALKWHPDKNPDNKDEAEQQFKQVAEAYEVLSDAKKRDIYDRYGKEGLINGGGGGNNLDNPFDFGFTFRNPDDVFREFFGGRDPFSFDFFEDPFEDFFGGRRGPRGSRNRGGGGSFFSAFGGFPGFGSGFSPFDTGFTSFGSLGHGGLTSSFSSTSFGGSGMGNFKSVSTSTKIVNGRKITTKRIFENGQERVEVEEDGQLRSLTINGEADEEAFAEECRRRGQHALPSQPTSLRLLKPPKSASSPRFACHYSSDEVEEPDRSRVPSSFEAPFYLSGVHKRVGEKCAEKDPSHSQKPNSKSQARSWCCVLT, encoded by the exons ATGGTGGATTACTATGAAGTTCTGGGAGTGCAGAAGCATGCCTCAGCAGAGGATATCAAAAAAGC GTACCGTAAATTGGCACTAAAATGGCACCCTGATAAAAATCCAGACAACAAAGATGAGGCGGAACAGCAGTTTAAGCAAGTAGCTGAGGCCTATGAGGTCTTGTCAGATG CTAAAAAACGTGACATCTATGACAGATATGGAAAAGAAGGCCTAATAAATGGAGGTGGAG GTGGAAATAATCTTGATAATCCATTCGATTTTGGATTTACATTCCGCAACCCAGATGATGTCTTCAGGGAGTTTTTTGGTGGAAGGGACCCCTTTTCATTTGACTTCTTTG AAGACCCTTTTGAGGACTTCTTTGGGGGCAGACGAGGTCCAAGGGGAAGCAGGAACAGAGGAGGTGGTGGatcatttttctctgcctttggTGGATTCCCTGGTTTTGGAAGTGGTTTCTCTCCATTTGACACAG GTTTTACATCGTTTGGCTCTCTGGGACATGGGGGCCTTACTTCATCGTTCTCCTCTACGTCATTtggtggcagtgggatgggaaacttCAAATCAGTATCAACCTCAACTAAAATAGTTAATGGCAGAAAAATTACTACAAAGAG GATTTTTGAGAATGGACAAGAGAGAGTAGAAGTTGAAGAAGATGGCCAGTTAAGGTCGCTAACAATAAATG gGGAGGCAGACGAAGAAGCCTTTGCGGAGGAGTGCAGACGGAGAGGACAACACGCgctgccctcccagcccaccaGCCTTCGCCTGCTGAAGCCTCCCAAGTCTGCCAGCTCCCCCCGCTTTGCCTGCCATTACAGTAGTGATGAGGTGGAAGAACCAGATAGAAGCCGGGTTCCGAGCAGCTTCGAGGCCCCTTTTTATTTATCAGGTGTGCACAAGCGTGTTGGTGAGAAATGTGCAGAGAAGGACCCATCACATAGTCAAAAACCAAACTCAAAAAGCCAAGCAAGAAGTTGGTGCTGTGTGTTGACTTAA
- the DNAJB6 gene encoding dnaJ homolog subfamily B member 6 isoform X2, with protein sequence MVDYYEVLGVQKHASAEDIKKAYRKLALKWHPDKNPDNKDEAEQQFKQVAEAYEVLSDAKKRDIYDRYGKEGLINGGGGGNNLDNPFDFGFTFRNPDDVFREFFGGRDPFSFDFFEDPFEDFFGGRRGPRGSRNRGGGGSFFSAFGGFPGFGSGFSPFDTGFTSFGSLGHGGLTSSFSSTSFGGSGMGNFKSVSTSTKIVNGRKITTKRIFENGQERVEVEEDGQLRSLTINGEADEEAFAEECRRRGQHALPSQPTSLRLLKPPKSASSPRFACHYSSDEVEEPDRSRVPSSFEAPFYLSGYKEGSKRRKQKQREELKKKKATKASY encoded by the exons ATGGTGGATTACTATGAAGTTCTGGGAGTGCAGAAGCATGCCTCAGCAGAGGATATCAAAAAAGC GTACCGTAAATTGGCACTAAAATGGCACCCTGATAAAAATCCAGACAACAAAGATGAGGCGGAACAGCAGTTTAAGCAAGTAGCTGAGGCCTATGAGGTCTTGTCAGATG CTAAAAAACGTGACATCTATGACAGATATGGAAAAGAAGGCCTAATAAATGGAGGTGGAG GTGGAAATAATCTTGATAATCCATTCGATTTTGGATTTACATTCCGCAACCCAGATGATGTCTTCAGGGAGTTTTTTGGTGGAAGGGACCCCTTTTCATTTGACTTCTTTG AAGACCCTTTTGAGGACTTCTTTGGGGGCAGACGAGGTCCAAGGGGAAGCAGGAACAGAGGAGGTGGTGGatcatttttctctgcctttggTGGATTCCCTGGTTTTGGAAGTGGTTTCTCTCCATTTGACACAG GTTTTACATCGTTTGGCTCTCTGGGACATGGGGGCCTTACTTCATCGTTCTCCTCTACGTCATTtggtggcagtgggatgggaaacttCAAATCAGTATCAACCTCAACTAAAATAGTTAATGGCAGAAAAATTACTACAAAGAG GATTTTTGAGAATGGACAAGAGAGAGTAGAAGTTGAAGAAGATGGCCAGTTAAGGTCGCTAACAATAAATG gGGAGGCAGACGAAGAAGCCTTTGCGGAGGAGTGCAGACGGAGAGGACAACACGCgctgccctcccagcccaccaGCCTTCGCCTGCTGAAGCCTCCCAAGTCTGCCAGCTCCCCCCGCTTTGCCTGCCATTACAGTAGTGATGAGGTGGAAGAACCAGATAGAAGCCGGGTTCCGAGCAGCTTCGAGGCCCCTTTTTATTTATCAG
- the DNAJB6 gene encoding dnaJ homolog subfamily B member 6 isoform X5: MVDYYEVLGVQKHASAEDIKKAYRKLALKWHPDKNPDNKDEAEQQFKQVAEAYEVLSDAKKRDIYDRYGKEGLINGGGGGNNLDNPFDFGFTFRNPDDVFREFFGGRDPFSFDFFDPFEDFFGGRRGPRGSRNRGGGGSFFSAFGGFPGFGSGFSPFDTGFTSFGSLGHGGLTSSFSSTSFGGSGMGNFKSVSTSTKIVNGRKITTKRIFENGQERVEVEEDGQLRSLTINGKEQLLRLDNK, encoded by the exons ATGGTGGATTACTATGAAGTTCTGGGAGTGCAGAAGCATGCCTCAGCAGAGGATATCAAAAAAGC GTACCGTAAATTGGCACTAAAATGGCACCCTGATAAAAATCCAGACAACAAAGATGAGGCGGAACAGCAGTTTAAGCAAGTAGCTGAGGCCTATGAGGTCTTGTCAGATG CTAAAAAACGTGACATCTATGACAGATATGGAAAAGAAGGCCTAATAAATGGAGGTGGAG GTGGAAATAATCTTGATAATCCATTCGATTTTGGATTTACATTCCGCAACCCAGATGATGTCTTCAGGGAGTTTTTTGGTGGAAGGGACCCCTTTTCATTTGACTTCTTTG ACCCTTTTGAGGACTTCTTTGGGGGCAGACGAGGTCCAAGGGGAAGCAGGAACAGAGGAGGTGGTGGatcatttttctctgcctttggTGGATTCCCTGGTTTTGGAAGTGGTTTCTCTCCATTTGACACAG GTTTTACATCGTTTGGCTCTCTGGGACATGGGGGCCTTACTTCATCGTTCTCCTCTACGTCATTtggtggcagtgggatgggaaacttCAAATCAGTATCAACCTCAACTAAAATAGTTAATGGCAGAAAAATTACTACAAAGAG GATTTTTGAGAATGGACAAGAGAGAGTAGAAGTTGAAGAAGATGGCCAGTTAAGGTCGCTAACAATAAATGGTAAGGAGCAGCTGCTACGCTTGGATAACAAGTAA
- the DNAJB6 gene encoding dnaJ homolog subfamily B member 6 isoform X3, whose product MVDYYEVLGVQKHASAEDIKKAYRKLALKWHPDKNPDNKDEAEQQFKQVAEAYEVLSDAKKRDIYDRYGKEGLINGGGGGNNLDNPFDFGFTFRNPDDVFREFFGGRDPFSFDFFEDPFEDFFGGRRGPRGSRNRGGGGSFFSAFGGFPGFGSGFSPFDTGFTSFGSLGHGGLTSSFSSTSFGGSGMGNFKSVSTSTKIVNGRKITTKRIFENGQERVEVEEDGQLRSLTINGEADEEAFAEECRRRGQHALPSQPTSLRLLKPPKSASSPRFACHYSSDEVEEPDRSRVPSSFEAPFYLSAGEKTCYLLPTGRAEKR is encoded by the exons ATGGTGGATTACTATGAAGTTCTGGGAGTGCAGAAGCATGCCTCAGCAGAGGATATCAAAAAAGC GTACCGTAAATTGGCACTAAAATGGCACCCTGATAAAAATCCAGACAACAAAGATGAGGCGGAACAGCAGTTTAAGCAAGTAGCTGAGGCCTATGAGGTCTTGTCAGATG CTAAAAAACGTGACATCTATGACAGATATGGAAAAGAAGGCCTAATAAATGGAGGTGGAG GTGGAAATAATCTTGATAATCCATTCGATTTTGGATTTACATTCCGCAACCCAGATGATGTCTTCAGGGAGTTTTTTGGTGGAAGGGACCCCTTTTCATTTGACTTCTTTG AAGACCCTTTTGAGGACTTCTTTGGGGGCAGACGAGGTCCAAGGGGAAGCAGGAACAGAGGAGGTGGTGGatcatttttctctgcctttggTGGATTCCCTGGTTTTGGAAGTGGTTTCTCTCCATTTGACACAG GTTTTACATCGTTTGGCTCTCTGGGACATGGGGGCCTTACTTCATCGTTCTCCTCTACGTCATTtggtggcagtgggatgggaaacttCAAATCAGTATCAACCTCAACTAAAATAGTTAATGGCAGAAAAATTACTACAAAGAG GATTTTTGAGAATGGACAAGAGAGAGTAGAAGTTGAAGAAGATGGCCAGTTAAGGTCGCTAACAATAAATG gGGAGGCAGACGAAGAAGCCTTTGCGGAGGAGTGCAGACGGAGAGGACAACACGCgctgccctcccagcccaccaGCCTTCGCCTGCTGAAGCCTCCCAAGTCTGCCAGCTCCCCCCGCTTTGCCTGCCATTACAGTAGTGATGAGGTGGAAGAACCAGATAGAAGCCGGGTTCCGAGCAGCTTCGAGGCCCCTTTTTATTTATCAG